Proteins encoded within one genomic window of Candidatus Thiodiazotropha endoloripes:
- the nifU gene encoding Fe-S cluster assembly protein NifU: MWDYSEKVQEHFFSPRNAGAVDDANAIGDVGSLSCGDALRLTLKVDPDSEVILDAGFQTFGCGSAIASSSALTEIIKGMKIDDALGVSNQDIADYLDGLPPEKMHCSVMGREALQAAVANYRGEEWKDDHEEGALICKCFAIDEVMIEETVRANGLRTVEEVTNYTKAGGGCSACHEGIEEILTRILAEKGETFDPNAVAGEIKKPKSGLTNLQRMKRIEELLDEIRPNLQRDHGDVELVEVDGRYIYVKMIGACAGCQMAATTLGGIQQHLAEGLGEFIQVLPAEELARRAAMEA, from the coding sequence ATGTGGGACTATTCAGAAAAGGTTCAGGAGCATTTCTTTAGCCCGAGAAATGCAGGTGCTGTCGATGATGCCAATGCTATTGGTGATGTCGGTTCTCTCTCATGTGGCGATGCCTTGAGACTGACATTGAAAGTCGACCCGGACAGCGAAGTTATCCTAGACGCAGGTTTTCAAACCTTTGGATGCGGTTCAGCCATCGCTTCAAGTTCAGCCTTAACCGAGATTATCAAAGGTATGAAAATCGACGATGCTCTGGGTGTCAGCAATCAGGATATCGCCGATTATCTCGATGGACTTCCGCCGGAAAAAATGCACTGCTCTGTTATGGGTCGGGAAGCACTACAAGCCGCTGTTGCCAACTATCGTGGTGAAGAGTGGAAGGATGATCATGAAGAGGGCGCATTGATCTGCAAATGCTTCGCCATCGATGAAGTCATGATCGAAGAGACTGTTCGTGCCAATGGCTTACGTACAGTGGAAGAGGTAACAAACTACACCAAGGCAGGTGGTGGTTGTTCTGCCTGTCATGAAGGGATTGAGGAGATTCTGACTCGAATTCTGGCTGAAAAGGGTGAAACCTTTGATCCAAATGCAGTAGCTGGAGAGATAAAGAAGCCAAAGTCCGGACTGACTAATCTGCAGCGCATGAAACGTATCGAGGAACTGCTGGATGAGATTCGTCCTAATCTGCAGCGTGATCATGGCGATGTCGAACTGGTCGAAGTTGACGGTAGATACATCTACGTGAAAATGATAGGTGCCTGTGCCGGTTGCCAGATGGCAGCAACGACATTGGGTGGCATACAACAGCATCTGGCAGAAGGTCTTGGAGAATTCATTCAGGTCCTGCCCGCTGAAGAACTGGCTCGTCGAGCTGCTATGGAGGCCTAG
- a CDS encoding HesB/IscA family protein, with amino-acid sequence MLTLTENAQKAISRFIKSSETPVGGLRISVTGGGCSGLQYGMALEESANDEDAVLEIEELKIFVDPLSAPMLNGVTVDFLDSMEGSGFKFENPNATNSCGCGNSFSA; translated from the coding sequence ATGCTCACACTGACAGAAAATGCTCAAAAGGCGATCAGCCGTTTCATCAAGAGTTCTGAAACCCCGGTTGGGGGATTGCGAATCTCTGTAACCGGTGGTGGTTGCTCAGGGCTGCAATATGGTATGGCTCTGGAAGAGAGTGCGAATGATGAAGATGCAGTGCTCGAGATTGAAGAGTTAAAGATCTTTGTCGATCCCCTCAGCGCCCCCATGTTGAACGGCGTTACTGTTGACTTCCTCGATAGCATGGAAGGCAGTGGCTTTAAATTCGAAAACCCAAATGCAACCAACAGCTGTGGTTGCGGCAACTCATTTTCCGCCTAA
- a CDS encoding nitrogen fixation protein NifZ → MTLEQLTPGDLVYAASHIYNDGGIPDIPQDALLAEPGTKGVIIETGHLEESPERVLYLVRFEDSELNLGPPTGCWPEELSTTEIEKS, encoded by the coding sequence ATGACACTTGAACAACTAACTCCAGGCGACTTGGTCTATGCGGCAAGTCATATCTATAACGATGGTGGTATACCGGATATTCCTCAGGACGCTTTATTAGCTGAGCCTGGCACTAAAGGTGTGATCATTGAGACCGGTCATTTGGAAGAGAGCCCTGAAAGGGTTCTCTATCTGGTGAGATTTGAAGACTCAGAGCTCAACCTTGGGCCGCCTACAGGATGCTGGCCTGAAGAGCTTTCAACGACAGAAATTGAGAAAAGCTAG
- a CDS encoding gamma-glutamylcyclotransferase family protein, with protein sequence MKSTSRVFVYGTLRRTQVNHDLLNSATYLGDHKTQSVYKMFHLGGYPGVVKSGSTSISGEVYVVDALTMSHLDRLEGYPHAYTRELIPTPWGQAWIYLYRGSLRGRQIIQTGRWHDEINWRRWSR encoded by the coding sequence ATGAAATCGACATCAAGAGTATTCGTTTACGGCACTTTGAGAAGGACACAGGTCAATCATGATCTGCTCAACAGTGCAACCTATCTTGGCGATCACAAAACTCAATCTGTCTACAAGATGTTCCACTTGGGTGGTTATCCTGGTGTGGTGAAAAGTGGCAGCACTTCCATTTCAGGTGAGGTCTATGTTGTTGATGCCCTGACCATGAGCCATCTTGACAGGCTGGAAGGCTATCCCCACGCCTATACGAGAGAACTCATTCCAACCCCCTGGGGTCAGGCATGGATCTACCTCTACCGGGGCAGTCTACGGGGTAGACAAATCATACAGACAGGCCGCTGGCATGATGAGATCAACTGGCGCCGTTGGTCTAGATAG